GTGACGAGGTCCGCGAGGTCCGCGGCGAGGGCCTGCTCATCGGCATCGAGTTGAAACGGGGGGCGAACCGTGCCGCCCGCGACCTGGCGATCGAACACCAGGTGCTGGCGCTGCCGGCGGGTCGCACCGTCCTGCGCCTGCTGCCGCCGCTGGTGATCGACCAGGAGGAGGCAGACCAGCTCGTCGACGCGCTGGGCGCGGTCATCGCACCCGAGAACACCGACTCATGAGCACGAGCACGAGCGAGCCGACGGCGGTCTCACTCGAGGAGGCCCGCGAGTTGCTCGTCGATCTCGTCTCGACCCCCTCGCCCTCGGGTGAGGAACGCGACGCAGCGAAGCGACTCGTCGAGTTTTTCGAGACGCACGACCGCGAGGTCTGGATCGACGCGGTCGGCAACGTTCGCGCGCCGGCGAACGACGCCGTCCTGCTCACCTCGCACGTCGACACCGTCCCGGGAGAGATCCCCGTCGAGGTCGAGGAGGCCGGCGACGACGAGATCCTCTGGGGCCGTGGCAGCGTCGACGCGACGGGGCCGCTCGCCGCGATGGCCGCGGCGGCCGTCCGCACGGGCGTCTCGTTCGTCGGCGTCGTCGGCGAGGAGGAGAACTCCCGCGGCGCGCGCTACCTGGTCGGCGACCGCGAGGCCCCCGACGCCGTCGTCAACGGCGAACCGTCGGGCGCCGACGGGATCACCCTCGGCTACCGGGGGATCCTCTCCGGTACGTACGTCGCGACCAGCGAGTCGGGCCACACCTCCCGGCCGGATCCGAACGCGATCCAGCACGCGATCCGCTGGTGGACCGCCGTCGAGGCGACCTTCGAGGGAGCGGAGTACGAACCCGTCTTCGAGCAGGTGACGGCCAAGCCCGTCGACGTCGACGGCGGCACGAGCGAGGACGGCCTCTCCGTCGAGGCGACGATGGACGTCCAGCTCCGGGTCCCGCCGTCGCTCGACGTCGACTCGGTTCGGGAGGCCGCCGAGGCCGAACTCGAGGTCGGGACCGTCACCTGGAAGGACGCGGTGCCGCCGGTGATGACGAGCCCGCGGACGGACGTCGCCCGGGCGTTCCGCGTCGCTATTCGCGCGGAGGGGATGGAGCCACGACTGCTCCGAAAGACCGGCACCAGCGACATGAACGTCTACGCGGGTGCGTGGGACTGCCCGATGGCGACCTACGGACCCGGCGATTCGGACCTCGATCACGCCCCCGACGAGCGCCTCTCGCTCGCCGAGTTCGACCGCTCGGTCGCGGTCTTAGAATGCGTCGCAGCGCGACTCCGCGACGACGCCTGAGCCAGGAACCTACGGTTTACATGACGACGAACACACCAACCGACGACCGTCACGCACAGCCCAGACACTTCCTCGACGTCGACGACCTCTCCCGAGAGGAGCTGTTCGCCGTCCTCGACCGGGCGGCCGAGTACAAACGCGCCCTCGAGGCCGGCGACGAGCACGCCCACCTCCCCGATAAGACGCTGGGAATGCTCTTCCAGAAGGCGAGCACGCGAACGCGTGTCTCCTTCGAGACGGGGATGACCCAGCTCGGCGGCCACGCCATCTTCCTCGGCGCCGACGACATCCAGCTCGGCCGGGGCGAGCCGCTGAAGGACACCTCACGGGCACTCTCGCGGTACGTCGACGTGCTGATGGCCCGGGTGTTCAAACACGAGAACGTCGAGGTGCTCGCCGAGTACGCCGATGTCCCTGTCGTCAACGGGCTCACCGACGACGCCCACCCCTGCCAGACGCTCGCGGACCTCCAGACGATCCGCGAGCAGTTCGGCGGGTTCGACGGTGTCTCCGGGAGCGACGCGACCGGAGGCTCGTCGGACGGCGGGTTCGACGGTGTCTCGGCGACCTGGATCGGCGACGGCAACAACGTCGCCCAGTCGTTCGTCCTTGGCTGTGCGATGGCGGGGGTCGACCTCACCGTCGCCACGCCCGAAGAACACGCCGTCGACGAGGCGACCCTCGAGCGGGCGGCCGAACTCGGTGCCGCACCGACGACGACGACCGATCCCGTCGAGGCGGTCGAGGGAGCAGACGTCGTCTACACCGACGTCTGGGTCAGCATGGGCCAGGAGGACGAACGCGAGATCCGTCTGCGGCGGTTCGACGGCTTCCAGCTCAACGAGGAACTGCTCGCACACGCCCCCGGGGCGTCCGTTATGCACTGTCTGCCCGCCCACCGTGGCGAGGAGATCACCGACGCCGTCCTCGAGGGCGAGCGCTCGATCGTCTTCGATCAGGCGGAGAACCGACTCCACGCCCAGAAGGCGCTGCTCGTGGAACTGTTCGAGTCGTTCGACGCCTGAACCGGTCACCGTGGTCGGCCGCCGTGTCGACTCGCGGTCGATCGGCGCCGTGACGGCCGACGAACGAGCCCGATCACTTTAGCCGCCCGGCGTAGTACTAGCGCGTAGATGGCAGACGAGTTCGGGCTGGTAGACCTGGAGGAAGCCGACACCCCCGGCGACGAGTGGGAGGAGATCGACGTCGCCGACACGGAGGCAGATCGCATCGCCCGCAAGCGCGACCGGGAGTTCGAGGACTTCCAGAAGCGCATCAAGGACGCCGACCAGTTCAAGGTCGAGCAGTCGGTGTTCGACGACGCGACGTTCGCCGCCCTCTACAAGCTCGTTCAGGACGGCTACGTCGAGGCCTTTGGCGGGCCGATCTCGACGGGCAAGGAGGCCAACGTCTACCACGCGCTCGGGGACGAGCGCGACGTGGCGGTCAAAGTCTACCGGATCAACGCCTCGAACTTCCGGCAGATGCGCGATTATCTGGAGGGTGACCCCCGCTTCGAGGGCCTGGGTGGGAAGAAAAAGGACGTCGTCCTCGCGTGGGTCAAAAAGGAGCTGGCGAACCTCGAGCGGGCGCGGAAGGCGGGCATCCGCGTCCCCGAACCGATCGCCGCCGAGCGCAACGTCCTCGTGATGGAGTACATCGGCAACGAGGACGGCCGCGCGAAGCGACTGGGGGAGGTTCACATCGAGAACCCCCAGACGGCTTACGAGGTGATGCGCGAGTACATGCGCCGGCTCTACTCGGCGGGACTCATCCACGGCGACCTGAGCGAGTACAACGTCGTCTTCCACGAGGGCCAGCTGGTGGTGATCGACCTCGGCCAGGCCGTCACTGTCCATCACCCAAACAGCCGGGAGTTCCTCGAGCGCGACTGCAAAAACGTCGCGAACTTCTTCGCCCGCCAGGGACTCGAGGTCACCGGCGACGACGTCCTCGAGTTCGTGACCGACGCCGATCCCGACCCGTCACGAGAGTAGGTTCCCTCAAAACATATGTACCGGTTCGTGATACGGGAGGGCATGACGCGTCACGTCCGGCGTCGATCGGTGCTCGCCGCCACGGTCCCGCTCCTCGTTTCCGCCTGTTTTCGTCGGGAGGACGGCACCCAGCCCGGAATGGGTGCGGACACGACGGACGTCGGGACGGCTGCCGACGATTCAGTGGCGACAGACGACGGCCGAATTGCCGACCCAGCGCCAGCAGTCGAGGCGCCGGACGACTGACCGTCGCGGTCGCCGAAACGTTTTAGCTCACGCCACCCGCATCGTCGGTCGATGACGTCCGCTCTCGGCTGGCCCTGGTACGCCCCCTCGAGAGCGGACAGTGTCGCCGTCGGACGCGACGCGGCCTAACCCGGCGCGGGCGGCGGCGACGCTCCCTTCGTTCTGTCGTGAATCACACGCTAACTGCCACACTCCAGCCACCGCACTACTCCGATGACGGACACGCCAGCCGACACGAATGAATCGACTTCCGACCACCCGTCCATCGATCGACCTGGGGCCGACGAGGCGTTCGTCGTCACTCCCTACGCCGTCTCCGGCGAGGTCGACTACGGGCGCCTCCTCGAGCGGTTCGGCGCCGATCCGCTCACCGACGAGCAGATCGCTCGGTTCCCGGACCATCCGCTGGTTCGCCGGCGGACCTTCTACGCCGGTCGGGACGTCGACCGCCACCTCGAGGCCGCCGAGGCAGGCGAGTCCCACGCGATCGTCACCGGTCGGGGGCCGTCGGGGCCGATGCATCTCGGACACGTCCCCCCGCTGTACCTCGCAAAGCGCTTCCAGGAGGCGACGGGGGCGACCGTCTACCTCCCGCTGTCCGACGACGAGAAGTACCTCGCGAAGGCTCAGTCGTTCGCGTCGATCGGCGAGCACACGCGGGAGAACCTCCGCGACGTTCTCGCCGTCGGCTTCGACCCCGAGAAGACCCGGATCGTGGTCGACACCGCCGACGCCGACGTCGTCTACCCGATCGCCGTTCGCCTCTCGAAACACCTCACGCCCGCGACGGTCGAGGCCGTTTACGGCGAGACCGACACCGTGGGGCTGCAGTTTTACCCCGCGGTGCAGGCGACCCACCTCCTGCTCCCACAGTTCGTCGAGGGGCGCCAGCCGACGCTCGTCCCGATCGCCGTCGACCAGGATCCCCACGTCCGGGTCTGTCGCGACGTGGCGGGCAAGGAGGCGCTACCGGTCTCGAAACCGGGCGCGCTGCTCGGCCGGTTCCTCCCTGGGCTCGAGGGACCGGGCAAGATGAGCTCCTCGGGCGATGCTCCGTCGATCGAACTCACTGACGACCCGGAGACGGTCGCCGAGACGATCCGCCGTCACGCCTACACGGGCGGCCAGGCGACCCTCGAGGAACACCGCGAGAAGGGCGGCGACCCGACGGTTGACGTCCCGTTCCAGTACCTGCGATACGTCTTCGAACCCGACGACGACCGCCTCGAGCGACTCGCCTCCGACTACCGATCCGGGGACCTGCTCAGCGGCGACCTCAAGGAGGTCGCGATCGACCGCATCACCGACTTCCTCGCCGACCACCAGCGCCGACGCGACGCGCTGGGCGACCTCGTCGACGAACTCGAGCCCTACCGCCTGACGGCGAGTGAGCGACGGCGGGCGCTCGAGTCGGCCGGGCTGCCGACGACCCTCCGCTAGCTGGTTCGTCGGTCCCCGGCTGCCGGAATCAGTACATCCTTCACGACCGACCGTCACGCTCACGTGAGCGCAGACTGTTCACGATGACCGAGTCGAGACGATGGCAGTACCGGCATACGGTACTGACGCTGTGTACGTTCGCGCTGTTCGCGACGATGGTCGCCCGGCTGGCGATCAGTCCGGTCGTGCCCGCGATCACCGAGGAGTTCGGGGTCTCGAACGCCGCCGTGGGGCTCGGGCTCACGGGGATGTGGCTCGCCTACGGCCTCGCCCAGTACCCGAGCGGAGTGTTCGCCGACCGCTACGGCGAGCGGCCGGTCATCCTCGTCGCCGTCGGCGGCACGGCGGTCGGGAGCCTCCTGATCGCCGTCGCGCCGCTGTTCCCGCTGTTCGTCCTCGCGGCTATCGTCCTCGGCGCACTGGCGGGGCTGCACTTCAGCGTCGCGACCACACTGCTCACCCGGATCTACGACGACGACGTCGGTGCGGCCATCGGCCTCCACACGCTCGGCGGGACCGCAGGGGGACTGCTCGCGCCGGTGCTCGCCGCCTGGATCGGCGTGAATTACGGCTGGCGGCCCGCCGTCGCCATCGGCACCGCGATCGCGATTCCCGTCTTCGTCCTCTTCGCTTGGCGCGTCCGGCCGACCGAGCCGCGCCGCCCCGACGAGCCGATGGCCGAGCGGTTCGCCCTCGAGCCGGTGCTCGCGGTCATCACGCGGCCACAGATCGCCTTCACCGTCGTCATGGCCGTCACCATCACGTTCGTCTGGCAGGCCAGCACCTCGTTTCTCCCGACCTTTCTCATCGAACACCGCGGCCAGTCGG
This portion of the Natronobeatus ordinarius genome encodes:
- a CDS encoding tryptophan--tRNA ligase, whose protein sequence is MTDTPADTNESTSDHPSIDRPGADEAFVVTPYAVSGEVDYGRLLERFGADPLTDEQIARFPDHPLVRRRTFYAGRDVDRHLEAAEAGESHAIVTGRGPSGPMHLGHVPPLYLAKRFQEATGATVYLPLSDDEKYLAKAQSFASIGEHTRENLRDVLAVGFDPEKTRIVVDTADADVVYPIAVRLSKHLTPATVEAVYGETDTVGLQFYPAVQATHLLLPQFVEGRQPTLVPIAVDQDPHVRVCRDVAGKEALPVSKPGALLGRFLPGLEGPGKMSSSGDAPSIELTDDPETVAETIRRHAYTGGQATLEEHREKGGDPTVDVPFQYLRYVFEPDDDRLERLASDYRSGDLLSGDLKEVAIDRITDFLADHQRRRDALGDLVDELEPYRLTASERRRALESAGLPTTLR
- the argF gene encoding ornithine carbamoyltransferase — its product is MTTNTPTDDRHAQPRHFLDVDDLSREELFAVLDRAAEYKRALEAGDEHAHLPDKTLGMLFQKASTRTRVSFETGMTQLGGHAIFLGADDIQLGRGEPLKDTSRALSRYVDVLMARVFKHENVEVLAEYADVPVVNGLTDDAHPCQTLADLQTIREQFGGFDGVSGSDATGGSSDGGFDGVSATWIGDGNNVAQSFVLGCAMAGVDLTVATPEEHAVDEATLERAAELGAAPTTTTDPVEAVEGADVVYTDVWVSMGQEDEREIRLRRFDGFQLNEELLAHAPGASVMHCLPAHRGEEITDAVLEGERSIVFDQAENRLHAQKALLVELFESFDA
- the rio1 gene encoding serine/threonine-protein kinase Rio1, coding for MADEFGLVDLEEADTPGDEWEEIDVADTEADRIARKRDREFEDFQKRIKDADQFKVEQSVFDDATFAALYKLVQDGYVEAFGGPISTGKEANVYHALGDERDVAVKVYRINASNFRQMRDYLEGDPRFEGLGGKKKDVVLAWVKKELANLERARKAGIRVPEPIAAERNVLVMEYIGNEDGRAKRLGEVHIENPQTAYEVMREYMRRLYSAGLIHGDLSEYNVVFHEGQLVVIDLGQAVTVHHPNSREFLERDCKNVANFFARQGLEVTGDDVLEFVTDADPDPSRE
- a CDS encoding [LysW]-lysine hydrolase, which encodes MSTSTSEPTAVSLEEARELLVDLVSTPSPSGEERDAAKRLVEFFETHDREVWIDAVGNVRAPANDAVLLTSHVDTVPGEIPVEVEEAGDDEILWGRGSVDATGPLAAMAAAAVRTGVSFVGVVGEEENSRGARYLVGDREAPDAVVNGEPSGADGITLGYRGILSGTYVATSESGHTSRPDPNAIQHAIRWWTAVEATFEGAEYEPVFEQVTAKPVDVDGGTSEDGLSVEATMDVQLRVPPSLDVDSVREAAEAELEVGTVTWKDAVPPVMTSPRTDVARAFRVAIRAEGMEPRLLRKTGTSDMNVYAGAWDCPMATYGPGDSDLDHAPDERLSLAEFDRSVAVLECVAARLRDDA
- a CDS encoding MFS transporter — protein: MTESRRWQYRHTVLTLCTFALFATMVARLAISPVVPAITEEFGVSNAAVGLGLTGMWLAYGLAQYPSGVFADRYGERPVILVAVGGTAVGSLLIAVAPLFPLFVLAAIVLGALAGLHFSVATTLLTRIYDDDVGAAIGLHTLGGTAGGLLAPVLAAWIGVNYGWRPAVAIGTAIAIPVFVLFAWRVRPTEPRRPDEPMAERFALEPVLAVITRPQIAFTVVMAVTITFVWQASTSFLPTFLIEHRGQSAEMAALWFSGFFVVQGLVQVGVGGLSDRYGRDPVTLVCLALAAAGFVSFAVGPGDVAILGGIALAGVGLSAYAAVTARFMDVFTEDERGAAFGLTQSANMVLSSSGSVVTGLFADLFGWAVAFTFLAVLLAGAFCALATNRFLELGY